Proteins found in one Tsukamurella paurometabola DSM 20162 genomic segment:
- a CDS encoding HNH endonuclease signature motif containing protein has protein sequence MHHITEWADGGATDITGLTLACDAHHGKVTPGTRDFPRGWETITVRDGEYAGRTGWRRTADPSQDHRTNHRHHPDELYREALQRWRHHHEKFLQVWRDEDRRVQYESFIGSIHDDIAAILDGPNGPPILETLLAEHDADNAWRPCESPAPPLAAA, from the coding sequence GTGCACCACATCACCGAGTGGGCGGACGGCGGCGCCACCGACATCACGGGACTCACCCTCGCGTGCGATGCCCACCACGGCAAGGTGACTCCCGGCACCCGCGACTTTCCCCGAGGCTGGGAGACGATCACCGTCCGCGACGGGGAGTACGCGGGCCGCACCGGCTGGCGCCGCACCGCGGATCCGTCGCAGGACCATCGCACGAACCACAGGCACCACCCCGACGAGCTGTATCGAGAAGCCCTCCAACGCTGGCGCCACCACCACGAGAAGTTCCTCCAGGTGTGGCGCGACGAGGATCGTCGCGTGCAGTACGAGAGTTTCATCGGCTCGATCCACGACGACATCGCAGCGATCCTCGACGGCCCCAACGGGCCACCGATCCTCGAGACCCTGCTCGCGGAACACGATGCCGACAACGCCTGGCGGCCCTGTGAATCCCCGGCGCCTCCTCTCGCAGCCGCGTGA